The following coding sequences are from one Oncorhynchus kisutch isolate 150728-3 linkage group LG23, Okis_V2, whole genome shotgun sequence window:
- the LOC109868525 gene encoding SH3 domain-binding protein 2 isoform X7, which produces MASAEIYWPVPMRAIGAQNLLTMPGGVCHSGYLHKKGGSQFSLMKWPLRYIIIHRGCVYYFKSSTSPAPQGAFSLNGYNRVMRAAEETTSNNVFPFKIVYFSKKHRTYCFSAANEEERRKWMRNLRKEIDHYNDRMESYIPNDSESDADSFYGSIESPMDITYAHDDPGDNYMLEDEEDEDEDDYEKPDSPPTYTGRLTVPPPSYHPPPLPCQFRQESKSGFCKGLPQPAPVPNRTLSSPLPKKMSPVLPRPKLGEIGHNQHGHMDIPNKDSPERSVRGPKTPLPTPIASLQKQMMMGKTSISTLPVGDHRDKKPHVPVTLKSPATLPICINLERQMGLNPRPPGYHGNTPSHIPSVRNFCHSTRSTPDLPPQASPALNHTPGQYKTPLLAKSPCPATMPKQPRGSAQSSPDGQSFRTSVDEVPASLRKNRDPSKDIDDDSDEDYENVQLPDSVFVDLTETSSVEKLFMESSSSPQDGLYCFRNSGSKTSKVLVVWDVDLCKARNYRLFEEDSRVFLEFEMTFSSLSALVEHYYSHPLPNHDSLCLQQPYGYIMPR; this is translated from the exons ATGGCTTCAGCAGAGATCTACTGGCCTGTTCCAATGAGGGCCATCGGGGCCCAGAACCTGCTCACCATGCCAGGAGGCGTGTGCCACTCTGGGTACCTCCACAAGAAGGGAGGGAGCCAGTTCAGCCTTATGAAGT GGCCTCTTCGCTATATAATCATCCACAGGGGATGTGTGTATTATTTCAAGAGCAGCACCAGTCCTGCACCGCAAGGAGCTTTCTCTCTCAATGGCTACAACAG GGTGATGAGGGCAGCAGAAGAGACCACCTCCAATAACGTGTTTCCCTTCAAAATCGTCTACTTCAGTAAGAAGCACCGAACCTATTGCTTCTCAGCAGCCaacgaggaagagagaagg AAATGGATGCGAAACCTGCGAAAAGAAATTGATCACTATAATGACAGAATGGAGTCATATATTCCAAA TGACTCTGAAAGTGATGCGGACAGCTTCTATGGATCGATCGAGAGCCCCATGGACATAACCTATGCCCATGATGACCCAGGAGACA ATTATATGTTAGAGGATGAAGAAGATGAGGATGAAGATGACTATGAAAAACCAGATAGCCCACCAACTTATACAG GAAGACTAACTGTTCCACCACCATCATACCATCCTCCTCCACTCCCATGCCAGTTTAGACAAGAATCAAAATCAGGATTCTGCAAAGGTCTCCCCCAACCTGCCCCTGTCCCCAACAGGACCCTCTCCAGCCCCCTTCCAAAGAAAATGTCCCCAGTCTTACCTCGACCCAAGCTGGGTGAGATCGGCCACAACCAACATGGACACATGGACATCCCAAACAAGGACAGCCCAGAGAGAAGTGTGAGGGGCCCTAAGACCCCTCTTCCCACTCCCATTGCCAGCCTTCAGAAGCAGATGATGATGGGGAAGACGTCCATCTCCACCCTACCTGTGGGGGACCACAGAGACAAGAAGCCCCATGTTCCAGTGACCCTCAAGTCTCCCGCCACCCTGCCCATCTGCATCAACCTGGAAAGGCAAATGGGGCTGAATCCTAGACCACCTGGTTACCATGGCAACACACCCAGTCACATCCCAAGTGTTCGAAACTTCTGCCACAGCACTAGGTCAACACCAGATCTCCCTCCACAGGCCTCGCCAGCACTGAACCACACACCTGGACAGTACAAGACACCCCTCCTAGCGAAATCTCCATGTCCGGCAACCATGCCTAAACAACCAAGAGGGTCAGCACA ATCCTCTCCAGATGGACAAAGCTTCCGAACCTCAGTGGACGAGGTGCCTGCCTCTTTAAGAAAGAACAGGGATCCATCCAAGGACATCGACGATGACTCTGATGAAGACTATGAGAAT GTTCAATTACCAGATTCTGTGTTTGTGGACTTAACAGAAACAAGCAGTGTTGAAAA GTTATTTATGGAAAGCTCCAGTTCACCGCAGGATGGTCTCTACTGCTTCAGGAACTCAGGATCAAAGACATCCAAG GTGCTGGTGGTGTGGGATGTGGATCTGTGCAAGGCCAGAAACTACAGGCTCTTTGAGGAG GACTCCCGGGTGTTCCTGGAGTTTGAGATGACATTTTCCTCCCTGTCGGCCCTAGTGGAGCACTACTATAGCCACCCTCTACCCAATCACGACTCTCTGTGTCTGCAGCAGCCATATGGTTACATCATGCCCAGATGA
- the LOC109868525 gene encoding SH3 domain-binding protein 2 isoform X6, with protein sequence MASAEIYWPVPMRAIGAQNLLTMPGGVCHSGYLHKKGGSQFSLMKWPLRYIIIHRGCVYYFKSSTSPAPQGAFSLNGYNRVMRAAEETTSNNVFPFKIVYFSKKHRTYCFSAANEEERRKWMRNLRKEIDHYNDRMESYIPNDSESDADSFYGSIESPMDITYAHDDPGDNYMLEDEEDEDEDDYEKPDSPPTYTGRLTVPPPSYHPPPLPCQFRQESKSGFCKGLPQPAPVPNRTLSSPLPKKMSPVLPRPKLGEIGHNQHGHMDIPNKDSPERSVRGPKTPLPTPIASLQKQMMMGKTSISTLPVGDHRDKKPHVPVTLKSPATLPICINLERQMGLNPRPPGYHGNTPSHIPSVRNFCHSTRSTPDLPPQASPALNHTPGQYKTPLLAKSPCPATMPKQPRGSAQRSSPDGQSFRTSVDEVPASLRKNRDPSKDIDDDSDEDYENVQLPDSVFVDLTETSSVEKLFMESSSSPQDGLYCFRNSGSKTSKVLVVWDVDLCKARNYRLFEEDSRVFLEFEMTFSSLSALVEHYYSHPLPNHDSLCLQQPYGYIMPR encoded by the exons ATGGCTTCAGCAGAGATCTACTGGCCTGTTCCAATGAGGGCCATCGGGGCCCAGAACCTGCTCACCATGCCAGGAGGCGTGTGCCACTCTGGGTACCTCCACAAGAAGGGAGGGAGCCAGTTCAGCCTTATGAAGT GGCCTCTTCGCTATATAATCATCCACAGGGGATGTGTGTATTATTTCAAGAGCAGCACCAGTCCTGCACCGCAAGGAGCTTTCTCTCTCAATGGCTACAACAG GGTGATGAGGGCAGCAGAAGAGACCACCTCCAATAACGTGTTTCCCTTCAAAATCGTCTACTTCAGTAAGAAGCACCGAACCTATTGCTTCTCAGCAGCCaacgaggaagagagaagg AAATGGATGCGAAACCTGCGAAAAGAAATTGATCACTATAATGACAGAATGGAGTCATATATTCCAAA TGACTCTGAAAGTGATGCGGACAGCTTCTATGGATCGATCGAGAGCCCCATGGACATAACCTATGCCCATGATGACCCAGGAGACA ATTATATGTTAGAGGATGAAGAAGATGAGGATGAAGATGACTATGAAAAACCAGATAGCCCACCAACTTATACAG GAAGACTAACTGTTCCACCACCATCATACCATCCTCCTCCACTCCCATGCCAGTTTAGACAAGAATCAAAATCAGGATTCTGCAAAGGTCTCCCCCAACCTGCCCCTGTCCCCAACAGGACCCTCTCCAGCCCCCTTCCAAAGAAAATGTCCCCAGTCTTACCTCGACCCAAGCTGGGTGAGATCGGCCACAACCAACATGGACACATGGACATCCCAAACAAGGACAGCCCAGAGAGAAGTGTGAGGGGCCCTAAGACCCCTCTTCCCACTCCCATTGCCAGCCTTCAGAAGCAGATGATGATGGGGAAGACGTCCATCTCCACCCTACCTGTGGGGGACCACAGAGACAAGAAGCCCCATGTTCCAGTGACCCTCAAGTCTCCCGCCACCCTGCCCATCTGCATCAACCTGGAAAGGCAAATGGGGCTGAATCCTAGACCACCTGGTTACCATGGCAACACACCCAGTCACATCCCAAGTGTTCGAAACTTCTGCCACAGCACTAGGTCAACACCAGATCTCCCTCCACAGGCCTCGCCAGCACTGAACCACACACCTGGACAGTACAAGACACCCCTCCTAGCGAAATCTCCATGTCCGGCAACCATGCCTAAACAACCAAGAGGGTCAGCACA AAGATCCTCTCCAGATGGACAAAGCTTCCGAACCTCAGTGGACGAGGTGCCTGCCTCTTTAAGAAAGAACAGGGATCCATCCAAGGACATCGACGATGACTCTGATGAAGACTATGAGAAT GTTCAATTACCAGATTCTGTGTTTGTGGACTTAACAGAAACAAGCAGTGTTGAAAA GTTATTTATGGAAAGCTCCAGTTCACCGCAGGATGGTCTCTACTGCTTCAGGAACTCAGGATCAAAGACATCCAAG GTGCTGGTGGTGTGGGATGTGGATCTGTGCAAGGCCAGAAACTACAGGCTCTTTGAGGAG GACTCCCGGGTGTTCCTGGAGTTTGAGATGACATTTTCCTCCCTGTCGGCCCTAGTGGAGCACTACTATAGCCACCCTCTACCCAATCACGACTCTCTGTGTCTGCAGCAGCCATATGGTTACATCATGCCCAGATGA
- the LOC109868525 gene encoding SH3 domain-binding protein 2 isoform X8 encodes MASAEIYWPVPMRAIGAQNLLTMPGGVCHSGYLHKKGGSQFSLMKWPLRYIIIHRGCVYYFKSSTSPAPQGAFSLNGYNRVMRAAEETTSNNVFPFKIVYFSKKHRTYCFSAANEEERRKWMRNLRKEIDHYNDRMESYIPNDSESDADSFYGSIESPMDITYAHDDPGDNYMLEDEEDEDEDDYEKPDSPPTYTGRLTVPPPSYHPPPLPCQFRQESKSGFCKGLPQPAPVPNRTLSSPLPKKMSPVLPRPKLGEIGHNQHGHMDIPNKDSPERSVRGPKTPLPTPIASLQKQMMMGKTSISTLPVGDHRDKKPHVPVTLKSPATLPICINLERQMGLNPRPPGYHGNTPSHIPSVRNFCHSTRSTPDLPPQASPALNHTPGQYKTPLLAKSPCPATMPKQPRGRSSPDGQSFRTSVDEVPASLRKNRDPSKDIDDDSDEDYENVQLPDSVFVDLTETSSVEKLFMESSSSPQDGLYCFRNSGSKTSKVLVVWDVDLCKARNYRLFEEDSRVFLEFEMTFSSLSALVEHYYSHPLPNHDSLCLQQPYGYIMPR; translated from the exons ATGGCTTCAGCAGAGATCTACTGGCCTGTTCCAATGAGGGCCATCGGGGCCCAGAACCTGCTCACCATGCCAGGAGGCGTGTGCCACTCTGGGTACCTCCACAAGAAGGGAGGGAGCCAGTTCAGCCTTATGAAGT GGCCTCTTCGCTATATAATCATCCACAGGGGATGTGTGTATTATTTCAAGAGCAGCACCAGTCCTGCACCGCAAGGAGCTTTCTCTCTCAATGGCTACAACAG GGTGATGAGGGCAGCAGAAGAGACCACCTCCAATAACGTGTTTCCCTTCAAAATCGTCTACTTCAGTAAGAAGCACCGAACCTATTGCTTCTCAGCAGCCaacgaggaagagagaagg AAATGGATGCGAAACCTGCGAAAAGAAATTGATCACTATAATGACAGAATGGAGTCATATATTCCAAA TGACTCTGAAAGTGATGCGGACAGCTTCTATGGATCGATCGAGAGCCCCATGGACATAACCTATGCCCATGATGACCCAGGAGACA ATTATATGTTAGAGGATGAAGAAGATGAGGATGAAGATGACTATGAAAAACCAGATAGCCCACCAACTTATACAG GAAGACTAACTGTTCCACCACCATCATACCATCCTCCTCCACTCCCATGCCAGTTTAGACAAGAATCAAAATCAGGATTCTGCAAAGGTCTCCCCCAACCTGCCCCTGTCCCCAACAGGACCCTCTCCAGCCCCCTTCCAAAGAAAATGTCCCCAGTCTTACCTCGACCCAAGCTGGGTGAGATCGGCCACAACCAACATGGACACATGGACATCCCAAACAAGGACAGCCCAGAGAGAAGTGTGAGGGGCCCTAAGACCCCTCTTCCCACTCCCATTGCCAGCCTTCAGAAGCAGATGATGATGGGGAAGACGTCCATCTCCACCCTACCTGTGGGGGACCACAGAGACAAGAAGCCCCATGTTCCAGTGACCCTCAAGTCTCCCGCCACCCTGCCCATCTGCATCAACCTGGAAAGGCAAATGGGGCTGAATCCTAGACCACCTGGTTACCATGGCAACACACCCAGTCACATCCCAAGTGTTCGAAACTTCTGCCACAGCACTAGGTCAACACCAGATCTCCCTCCACAGGCCTCGCCAGCACTGAACCACACACCTGGACAGTACAAGACACCCCTCCTAGCGAAATCTCCATGTCCGGCAACCATGCCTAAACAACCAAGAGG AAGATCCTCTCCAGATGGACAAAGCTTCCGAACCTCAGTGGACGAGGTGCCTGCCTCTTTAAGAAAGAACAGGGATCCATCCAAGGACATCGACGATGACTCTGATGAAGACTATGAGAAT GTTCAATTACCAGATTCTGTGTTTGTGGACTTAACAGAAACAAGCAGTGTTGAAAA GTTATTTATGGAAAGCTCCAGTTCACCGCAGGATGGTCTCTACTGCTTCAGGAACTCAGGATCAAAGACATCCAAG GTGCTGGTGGTGTGGGATGTGGATCTGTGCAAGGCCAGAAACTACAGGCTCTTTGAGGAG GACTCCCGGGTGTTCCTGGAGTTTGAGATGACATTTTCCTCCCTGTCGGCCCTAGTGGAGCACTACTATAGCCACCCTCTACCCAATCACGACTCTCTGTGTCTGCAGCAGCCATATGGTTACATCATGCCCAGATGA